In Elusimicrobiota bacterium, one DNA window encodes the following:
- a CDS encoding response regulator has protein sequence MRPKLDVVEDNADNRLLLRGILEDLFDLREFETGPEALAAILADRPDIVLLDISLPGMDGVEVLVRLREHPALRTLPVVALTAHAMVGDREKFLAFGFDDYVSKPIVDEKDLFDAIRRSLAKNAAAPPTSGNSPS, from the coding sequence ATGAGACCCAAATTGGATGTGGTGGAAGACAACGCCGACAATCGCCTGCTTCTGCGGGGGATTCTGGAGGATTTGTTCGACCTCCGGGAATTCGAAACGGGTCCCGAGGCCCTGGCCGCCATTTTGGCCGATCGACCGGACATCGTTTTGCTCGACATCTCGCTGCCCGGCATGGACGGGGTGGAAGTTCTGGTTCGTTTAAGGGAACACCCGGCTCTCCGGACTCTTCCGGTCGTGGCGCTCACGGCCCACGCCATGGTGGGCGACCGGGAAAAGTTCCTCGCTTTCGGCTTCGACGATTACGTCTCCAAGCCCATCGTGGACGAAAAGGACCTCTTCGACGCCATTCGGCGGTCCCTGGCCAAAAACGCGGCCGCCCCCCCGACG